The proteins below are encoded in one region of Streptomyces marianii:
- a CDS encoding ATP-binding protein: MSADEMTGTNRPEAVLPRTPSQARTRVEALLREWLLPAGGAPDDTHVVGDAVLVTSELVTNALRHGGGLTSFDVEMTDQGCRVSVGDRSDRLPELASSRDDSGRLRVGGHGWRVIRRLARSITITPESHGGKRVSVLISLARGAA; this comes from the coding sequence ATGTCTGCTGATGAAATGACCGGGACCAACCGCCCGGAAGCCGTGCTGCCGCGCACCCCCTCACAGGCGCGCACCAGGGTGGAGGCGTTGCTGCGGGAGTGGCTGCTCCCCGCCGGCGGGGCTCCCGACGACACGCACGTGGTCGGCGACGCCGTCCTCGTGACGTCCGAGCTCGTGACCAATGCCCTCCGGCACGGCGGCGGTCTGACGAGCTTCGACGTCGAGATGACCGACCAGGGCTGCCGGGTGAGCGTCGGCGACCGCAGCGACCGGCTCCCGGAGCTCGCCTCCTCCCGGGACGACAGCGGCAGGCTCCGCGTCGGGGGGCACGGCTGGCGCGTGATCCGCAGGCTGGCGCGGAGTATCACGATCACCCCGGAGTCACACGGGGGGAAGCGCGTGAGCGTGCTGATCTCTCTGGCCC
- a CDS encoding phytoene desaturase has translation MRTVRGRTDHVVVVGAGLAGLSAALHLLGAGRSVTVVERDLLPGGRAGRIEQGGYRFDTGPTVVTMPGLLADAFAAVGDTLEERLELVPLHPAYRAAFADGSVLDVHTRPEAMEAEIERFAGAREAVGYRRLRGWLERLYRVQMGRFIDANFDSPLQLLTPDLARLAALGGFGRLDARVGRFLRDERLRRVFSFQSLYAGVAPSRALAAYAVIAYMDTVAGVHFPRGGVHAVPSAMAGAAADAGAALLYGRTVTRLERTGERITAVVTDRERLPCDAVVLTPDLPATYRLLGREPRRPLKLRHSPSAVVLHAGTDRTWPGLAHHTISFGAAWKSTFRELTRTGHLMTDPSLLITRPTATDPDLAPPGRHVHYILAPCPNTEVGPGAAQWQDLAPRYRAGLLAELERRGLTGIDAAVEEECLVTPADWTRQGHAAGTPFSVAHTFAQTGPFRPRNLVNGTENAVVAGCGTTPGVGVPTVLISGKLAAARITGAHRAAKGPHPTAGAAHRPPASANGRGGTGTARPGRAPADTLRTPKGGTA, from the coding sequence ATGAGGACCGTCAGGGGCCGCACCGACCACGTCGTGGTGGTGGGAGCCGGGCTCGCGGGCCTGTCCGCCGCCCTGCACCTCCTCGGCGCGGGCCGCAGCGTCACCGTCGTCGAGCGCGACCTCCTGCCCGGGGGCCGGGCGGGCCGGATCGAGCAGGGCGGCTACCGCTTCGACACGGGACCGACCGTCGTCACCATGCCCGGTCTCCTCGCCGACGCCTTCGCGGCGGTCGGCGACACGCTGGAGGAGAGGCTGGAACTCGTCCCGCTGCACCCGGCGTACCGGGCGGCGTTCGCCGACGGAAGCGTCCTGGACGTGCACACCCGGCCCGAGGCCATGGAGGCGGAGATCGAGCGCTTCGCCGGCGCGCGCGAGGCGGTCGGCTACCGGCGTCTGCGCGGCTGGCTGGAGAGGTTGTACCGGGTGCAGATGGGCCGGTTCATCGACGCCAACTTCGACTCGCCGCTGCAACTGCTCACGCCCGACCTCGCCCGTCTCGCCGCACTCGGCGGCTTCGGCCGGCTCGACGCCAGGGTGGGGCGCTTCCTCCGTGACGAACGGCTGCGCCGGGTCTTCTCGTTCCAGTCCCTCTACGCCGGAGTCGCCCCGTCCCGGGCCCTCGCCGCCTACGCGGTCATCGCCTACATGGACACGGTCGCCGGGGTCCACTTCCCGAGGGGCGGAGTGCACGCCGTGCCCAGCGCCATGGCCGGTGCCGCGGCCGACGCGGGCGCGGCCCTCCTGTACGGGCGGACGGTCACGCGGCTGGAGCGCACCGGCGAACGCATCACCGCCGTGGTGACCGACCGGGAGCGGCTGCCCTGTGACGCCGTCGTGCTCACCCCCGACCTGCCGGCCACCTACCGGCTCCTCGGCCGCGAGCCCCGGCGGCCCCTCAAGCTGCGCCACTCGCCGTCCGCGGTCGTCCTGCACGCGGGCACCGACCGCACCTGGCCCGGCCTGGCGCACCACACCATCTCGTTCGGCGCCGCCTGGAAGAGCACGTTCCGCGAACTGACGCGCACCGGGCACCTGATGACGGACCCGTCCCTCCTCATCACCCGGCCCACCGCCACCGACCCGGACCTGGCACCGCCCGGCCGGCACGTCCACTACATCCTGGCCCCCTGTCCCAACACCGAGGTCGGCCCCGGCGCGGCGCAGTGGCAGGATCTGGCCCCCCGCTACCGGGCCGGTCTTCTCGCCGAGCTCGAACGCCGCGGCCTCACCGGTATCGACGCGGCCGTCGAGGAGGAGTGCCTGGTCACGCCCGCCGACTGGACCCGTCAGGGCCACGCCGCGGGCACCCCGTTCTCCGTCGCGCACACCTTCGCCCAGACCGGACCGTTCCGGCCGCGCAACCTCGTGAACGGCACCGAGAACGCCGTCGTCGCGGGCTGCGGCACCACGCCAGGAGTCGGCGTTCCCACCGTGCTGATCTCGGGGAAGCTCGCCGCCGCCCGCATCACGGGTGCGCACCGGGCCGCGAAGGGACCGCACCCTACCGCCGGCGCGGCGCACCGTCCGCCCGCTTCCGCGAACGGCCGTGGGGGCACCGGTACGGCCCGGCCCGGCAGGGCCCCGGCCGACACCCTCCGCACTCCGAAAGGCGGTACCGCATGA
- a CDS encoding polyprenyl synthetase family protein, which produces MDADVPAAVGRELDLLLRERVAGAAVLDGDFAADVAAPVARFTLDGGRRMRSRFLWWAMRACGGAAPETPAALRTAAALELIQTCALVHDDVMDGSPRRRGGPSFHARLAARYPSAVSPATAAAPFASSAAVLAGDLALAWADDIVAGTDFGGDAVRNGVLENWRAMRTEMVAGQYLDLHGQATGSRSAARAILTACLKTALYSVARPLSLGAAVAGADPRTVLDLCAAGRYAGTAFQLRDDIEGVFGDPLLTGKPSGDDIRSGKPTYLVAVARARAGSRRDRAALAVLEGAFGNADLTEDRLLRVREVLTDTGALEAVEKRIGRLLAAGERRLAAAALEPAPARRLRALLAAAAAPTGSTAGPVPAVPPSSAAQAPPAGRPVPAAGATSEASAAQVIPAADDGVTPDAAVSAASAGPGPCGASVPARPAPSAAAVGPPVEAPATSAADGPVRSAADAPATPTAAAPGPVPATPAAAPANPVTHPHPAARRVRPGGGPAARRPWVATADRSSR; this is translated from the coding sequence GTGGACGCCGACGTACCCGCTGCGGTGGGACGGGAGCTGGACCTCCTGCTGAGGGAACGGGTGGCGGGCGCCGCCGTACTCGACGGCGACTTCGCGGCGGACGTGGCCGCGCCCGTGGCACGGTTCACCCTGGACGGGGGCAGGCGGATGCGCTCCCGTTTCCTGTGGTGGGCGATGCGGGCCTGCGGCGGAGCGGCGCCGGAGACGCCCGCGGCGCTCCGCACGGCCGCGGCGCTGGAGCTGATCCAGACCTGCGCGCTCGTCCACGACGACGTGATGGACGGCTCGCCGCGCCGCCGGGGCGGGCCCTCGTTCCACGCCCGGCTGGCCGCCCGGTACCCCTCCGCCGTGTCACCGGCCACCGCGGCGGCCCCGTTCGCGTCCTCCGCGGCGGTCCTGGCCGGCGACCTCGCCCTCGCCTGGGCCGACGACATCGTCGCCGGGACGGACTTCGGCGGCGACGCCGTCCGCAACGGCGTGCTGGAGAACTGGCGGGCCATGCGCACCGAGATGGTCGCGGGCCAGTACCTGGACCTCCACGGGCAGGCGACCGGTTCCCGATCCGCGGCCCGGGCGATCCTCACCGCCTGCCTCAAGACCGCTCTGTACTCGGTGGCCAGGCCGCTCTCCCTCGGTGCGGCGGTCGCGGGTGCCGACCCGCGGACGGTCCTCGACCTGTGCGCGGCGGGCCGGTACGCCGGTACCGCCTTCCAGCTCCGCGACGACATCGAGGGCGTCTTCGGCGACCCCCTCCTCACCGGCAAACCGTCGGGTGACGACATACGCTCCGGGAAGCCCACGTATCTCGTCGCGGTCGCCCGGGCCCGGGCCGGGTCCCGCCGGGACCGCGCGGCACTGGCCGTCCTCGAAGGTGCCTTCGGCAATGCGGATCTGACGGAGGACCGGCTGCTGCGGGTACGTGAGGTCCTCACGGACACCGGTGCCCTGGAGGCCGTGGAGAAGCGGATCGGGCGGCTGCTCGCGGCCGGTGAACGCCGGCTCGCCGCGGCCGCCCTGGAGCCGGCCCCGGCACGTCGGCTGCGGGCACTGCTGGCCGCGGCGGCCGCCCCCACCGGTTCCACGGCCGGTCCGGTGCCCGCCGTACCGCCGAGTTCGGCGGCGCAAGCGCCGCCCGCCGGGCGGCCTGTCCCCGCGGCCGGGGCCACGTCCGAGGCATCCGCCGCACAGGTGATCCCGGCCGCGGACGACGGCGTGACGCCTGACGCGGCGGTGTCCGCCGCGTCCGCCGGGCCGGGGCCGTGCGGAGCGTCCGTGCCCGCCCGTCCGGCGCCGTCGGCCGCAGCCGTGGGGCCGCCCGTGGAAGCTCCCGCCACGTCTGCGGCCGACGGGCCGGTGCGCTCGGCCGCGGACGCTCCCGCGACGCCGACGGCCGCCGCGCCGGGGCCCGTTCCCGCCACCCCCGCCGCCGCGCCCGCGAACCCCGTGACCCATCCGCACCCGGCCGCCCGGCGTGTCCGACCGGGCGGTGGACCGGCCGCGCGGCGCCCGTGGGTTGCGACAGCGGACAGGAGCAGCCGATGA
- a CDS encoding MerR family transcriptional regulator: MGLVKADSGPQGPAEDGVTAALSTGAVARRLGVAPTTLRSWERRYAIGPATREDGRHRRWTPEDIARLEEMCRLTAQGVPPAEAARAAMSTPATTLRRGPAAPTGQHNAPASHTPGGPNALPLGDVRQECRGLARAAVRLDAPAVDALLDAVLAEHGLVVAWEEVIAPTLHAVGRKWATSGERYVEVEHLLSWHVSSALRRVRAAAERPDAPPVLLACVPGEQHSLPVEALAAALGERGLPARMFGPALPADALHEAVRRLGPAAVVLWAQSRSTADRSLVRIVSGIHWGVKGARKRTSVLLAGPGWAGGAYPGSLRLHGLGSAVDVVEALLPR; this comes from the coding sequence ATGGGCCTGGTGAAGGCCGACAGCGGCCCGCAGGGCCCGGCAGAGGACGGTGTCACCGCCGCGCTCAGCACCGGCGCGGTCGCCCGCAGGCTCGGTGTCGCGCCCACGACCCTCCGGTCCTGGGAACGGCGCTACGCGATCGGCCCCGCCACGCGCGAGGACGGCAGGCACCGCCGCTGGACGCCCGAGGACATCGCCCGGCTCGAGGAGATGTGCCGGCTCACCGCCCAGGGCGTCCCGCCCGCCGAGGCCGCGCGCGCGGCGATGAGCACCCCCGCGACGACGCTGCGCCGCGGACCGGCCGCGCCGACCGGGCAGCACAACGCCCCCGCCTCGCACACGCCGGGCGGACCCAACGCCCTGCCCCTCGGGGACGTACGGCAGGAATGCCGGGGGCTGGCCCGCGCCGCCGTGCGTCTCGACGCCCCGGCCGTCGACGCCCTGCTGGACGCCGTGCTCGCCGAGCACGGTCTCGTCGTCGCCTGGGAGGAGGTCATCGCCCCGACCCTGCACGCCGTGGGGCGCAAATGGGCGACGTCCGGCGAGCGTTACGTCGAGGTCGAACATCTGCTGTCCTGGCACGTGTCGTCCGCGCTGCGCCGGGTACGAGCCGCGGCGGAACGGCCCGACGCGCCGCCCGTGCTGCTCGCCTGCGTACCCGGCGAGCAGCACAGCCTTCCCGTCGAGGCGCTGGCCGCGGCGCTGGGGGAACGTGGTCTGCCCGCCCGGATGTTCGGGCCCGCACTGCCCGCGGACGCGCTCCACGAGGCCGTACGCCGTCTGGGCCCGGCCGCCGTGGTGCTCTGGGCCCAGTCCCGGTCGACCGCCGACCGGTCGCTGGTGCGGATCGTCTCCGGCATCCACTGGGGCGTGAAGGGCGCGCGGAAGCGTACTTCCGTGCTCCTCGCCGGACCCGGCTGGGCGGGCGGCGCGTACCCGGGGTCCCTGCGGCTGCACGGCCTGGGTTCCGCGGTGGACGTCGTCGAGGCACTGCTCCCACGCTGA
- a CDS encoding cryptochrome/photolyase family protein, protein MNAAVVLFTSDLRLHDHPPLRSALAAADRVVPLFVRDDRVEAAGFAPPNRRAFLADCLTDLHEGLRERGGRLVVRSGDVVEEVRAVAREADAVEVHMAAGVSGYAHAREERLRTVLEEDGRTLRVHDAVVTALAPGAVVPSGGDHFAVFTPYHRRWSQQEIRGVLAAPRTVLVPDGIRSEPVPSRTDAEKAGGVSEGLARGGEREARKRLNAWARGGLSRYDERHDDLAGDATSRLSPHLHFGTLSPAEAVHRARAAGGPGAEAFVRQVCWRDFHHQVLAARQDAAAADYRPRHDRWRSAKEAGADIEAWRNGRTGYPVVDAAMRQLRHEGWMHNRGRLLAASFLTKTLYVDWRVGARYFLELLVDGDLANNQLNWQWVAGTGTDTRPNRVLNPVRQAHRYDPDGAYVRRWVPELEDVGGSAVHEPWKLPGADRARLDYPGPIVALGDGLARFREGRGTR, encoded by the coding sequence ATGAACGCCGCGGTCGTCCTGTTCACCTCCGACCTGCGCCTGCACGACCATCCGCCGTTGCGCTCCGCACTCGCGGCGGCGGACCGGGTGGTGCCGCTGTTCGTACGGGACGACCGCGTCGAGGCCGCGGGATTCGCGCCTCCCAACCGGCGCGCGTTCCTCGCCGACTGCCTCACCGACCTCCACGAAGGACTGCGCGAACGGGGCGGGAGGCTCGTCGTCCGCTCCGGTGACGTCGTCGAGGAGGTCCGTGCGGTCGCGCGGGAGGCGGACGCCGTCGAAGTGCACATGGCGGCCGGCGTCAGCGGCTACGCGCACGCACGCGAGGAGCGGCTGCGCACCGTGCTGGAGGAGGACGGCCGCACGCTGCGCGTCCACGACGCGGTCGTCACCGCCCTCGCCCCCGGGGCCGTCGTCCCGTCCGGCGGGGACCACTTCGCCGTGTTCACGCCGTACCACCGCCGCTGGTCGCAGCAGGAGATCCGGGGCGTGCTCGCGGCGCCGCGCACGGTCCTGGTGCCCGACGGGATCCGCTCCGAGCCGGTGCCCTCCCGCACGGACGCCGAGAAGGCCGGGGGAGTGTCGGAAGGACTCGCCCGCGGTGGCGAACGCGAGGCGCGCAAGCGGCTGAACGCCTGGGCACGCGGCGGTCTCTCCCGCTACGACGAGCGCCACGACGACCTGGCGGGCGACGCGACGTCCCGGCTCTCGCCCCATCTGCACTTCGGCACCCTCTCCCCGGCCGAGGCCGTCCACCGGGCCCGGGCCGCCGGCGGGCCGGGTGCCGAGGCCTTCGTACGACAGGTGTGCTGGCGCGACTTCCACCACCAGGTGCTCGCCGCACGGCAGGACGCGGCCGCCGCCGACTACCGGCCCCGGCACGACCGCTGGCGCTCCGCGAAGGAGGCCGGGGCCGACATCGAGGCATGGAGGAACGGCCGCACCGGCTACCCGGTCGTCGATGCCGCGATGCGCCAGCTCCGCCACGAGGGCTGGATGCACAACCGCGGCAGGCTGCTGGCCGCGAGTTTCCTCACCAAGACGCTGTACGTCGACTGGCGCGTCGGCGCCCGGTACTTCCTGGAGCTGCTGGTCGACGGCGACCTCGCGAACAACCAGCTCAACTGGCAGTGGGTGGCGGGCACCGGGACGGACACCAGGCCCAACCGGGTGCTCAACCCCGTCCGCCAGGCCCACCGTTACGACCCCGACGGCGCCTATGTGCGCCGCTGGGTGCCGGAACTGGAGGACGTCGGAGGATCCGCCGTCCACGAACCCTGGAAACTGCCCGGCGCCGACCGTGCCCGGCTGGACTACCCCGGTCCGATCGTGGCGCTCGGCGACGGACTGGCCCGGTTCAGGGAGGGCCGCGGCACCCGCTGA
- a CDS encoding NAD(P)/FAD-dependent oxidoreductase — protein sequence MKRPHGTHTDVIVVGAGLAGLTCALDLTAAGLSVAVLEASDAVGGRMRTDRCRGFLLDRGFQVFNTSYPQVKRRLRLADLRLRPFTPGVLVHTPQGRIRFCDPTRRPRDAAALVTGRRVPVRDLLALGALTARDTLLPPRVLKGLPEHTTLTELSRAGVSAEVVDGLVRPFLAGVFLEDGLRTTSRMFHLVWRSFVRGSMTLPAAGIGAVPAQLAGGLPAGTVETGAPVSAVTDGGVTLADGSVRTAPSVVVATDAATASALLPRVDPTRTRTVTTYHHAAAAPPLREPTLLLDSAGRFLNTAVLSEVVPGYAPDGRALVSTSVLGADAPGSEESLRDVLAEVYGTQTGGWELLAARTVRGALPAMDPPWPLSRTTRIADGLHVCGDHRATGSVQGAMASGTRAAREVLAGRAR from the coding sequence ATGAAGAGGCCCCACGGGACGCACACCGACGTGATCGTCGTGGGAGCCGGCCTGGCCGGCCTCACCTGCGCCCTCGACCTGACCGCGGCGGGCCTCTCGGTGGCCGTGCTGGAGGCCTCCGACGCGGTCGGCGGCCGGATGCGCACCGACCGCTGCCGGGGCTTCCTGCTGGACCGCGGCTTCCAGGTGTTCAACACCTCCTACCCCCAGGTCAAGCGGCGGCTGCGACTGGCGGACCTGCGGCTGCGGCCCTTCACCCCCGGCGTCCTGGTGCACACACCGCAGGGCAGGATCCGGTTCTGCGATCCGACCCGCCGGCCCCGCGACGCCGCCGCCCTCGTCACCGGCCGCCGCGTCCCGGTACGCGACCTGCTGGCCCTCGGCGCCCTGACGGCCCGTGACACCCTGCTGCCACCGCGTGTGCTCAAGGGGCTCCCCGAGCACACGACGCTCACCGAGCTCTCCCGGGCCGGTGTGTCCGCGGAGGTCGTGGACGGTCTCGTGCGCCCGTTCCTCGCCGGTGTGTTCCTGGAGGACGGACTGCGCACGACCAGCAGGATGTTCCACCTGGTCTGGCGCAGCTTCGTCCGAGGCAGCATGACGCTGCCCGCCGCCGGCATCGGGGCCGTCCCCGCCCAGCTCGCCGGCGGACTGCCTGCGGGCACCGTGGAGACGGGGGCGCCGGTGTCCGCCGTCACCGACGGCGGTGTCACGCTGGCCGACGGATCGGTGCGTACCGCACCCTCCGTGGTGGTCGCCACCGACGCCGCCACCGCCTCGGCCCTCCTCCCCCGCGTGGACCCGACCCGTACCCGCACGGTGACGACGTACCACCACGCGGCGGCCGCCCCGCCGCTGAGGGAACCGACGCTGCTGCTCGACTCGGCGGGCCGCTTCCTCAACACCGCGGTGCTGTCCGAGGTGGTGCCGGGCTACGCGCCCGACGGCCGTGCGCTCGTCTCGACCTCGGTGCTCGGCGCCGACGCCCCCGGCAGCGAGGAATCGCTGCGCGACGTGCTCGCCGAGGTGTACGGGACGCAGACCGGCGGCTGGGAGCTCCTCGCGGCCCGCACCGTGCGGGGCGCCCTCCCCGCCATGGACCCGCCGTGGCCGCTGAGCCGCACCACGAGGATCGCCGACGGACTGCACGTCTGCGGCGACCACCGGGCCACGGGTTCGGTCCAGGGCGCCATGGCCTCCGGGACCCGCGCGGCCCGGGAGGTACTGGCCGGGCGGGCACGGTGA
- a CDS encoding SDR family oxidoreductase, with translation MSGQGNGRNTEGPRCLVTGATGYVGGRLVPELLDAGFRVRCMARSPEKLRDHPWAGRVETVRGDVTDPDSLGEALRGVDVAYYLVHGLRSGPSFEEADREAARAFAGRASEAGVGRIVYLGGLTPAEVPGHELSPHLRSRAEVGEIFLRSPVPATVLRAAVVIGSGSASFEMLRYLTERLPVMVTPSWVSTRVQPIAVRDVLRYLVGSARMPADVNRPFDIGGPDVMTYERMMRRYAEVAGLPRRLILGVPMLTPRLSSLWIGLVTPVPPALARPLAESLRHEVVCREHDIARYVPDPPGTPLGFDRALELALQRVRDAQVATRWSSAALPGAPSDPLPTDPDWAGGSLYTDRRALDVDASPQALWRVIEGIGGDNGWYSFPLAWAVRGWLDRLVGGVGLRRGRRDAARLRVGDSLDFWRVEEIEPGRMLRLRAEMRLPGLAWLEMRAERGEGGRSRYRQRALFHPRGLLGHVYWWSVSPFHAVVFGGMARNIARAAAKAGPDGPDGTGPAPDSTPSARVR, from the coding sequence ATGAGCGGACAGGGCAACGGCCGGAACACCGAGGGCCCGCGCTGTCTCGTGACGGGTGCGACCGGCTACGTCGGCGGCCGGCTGGTGCCCGAGTTGCTGGACGCCGGGTTCCGGGTCCGCTGTATGGCCCGCTCGCCGGAGAAGCTGCGCGACCATCCATGGGCGGGGCGGGTGGAGACCGTACGGGGTGACGTCACGGACCCGGACTCGCTCGGGGAGGCGCTGCGCGGCGTCGACGTCGCCTACTACCTCGTGCACGGGCTGCGCTCCGGGCCGTCTTTCGAGGAGGCCGACCGCGAGGCGGCCAGGGCGTTCGCCGGGCGGGCGAGTGAGGCGGGCGTGGGGCGCATCGTCTACCTGGGCGGGCTGACGCCCGCGGAGGTGCCCGGCCATGAGCTCTCGCCGCATCTGCGCTCCCGCGCCGAGGTGGGCGAGATCTTCCTCCGCTCACCCGTGCCCGCGACGGTGCTGCGTGCCGCGGTGGTCATCGGCTCCGGCTCCGCCAGCTTCGAGATGCTCCGCTACCTGACCGAGCGGCTGCCCGTGATGGTCACCCCCAGCTGGGTGAGCACCCGCGTTCAGCCGATCGCCGTCCGGGACGTGCTGCGCTACCTCGTGGGGAGCGCCCGGATGCCTGCGGACGTGAACCGGCCCTTCGACATCGGCGGGCCGGACGTGATGACGTACGAGCGGATGATGCGGCGCTACGCCGAGGTGGCCGGGCTGCCGAGGCGCCTCATCCTCGGCGTGCCGATGCTGACGCCGAGGTTGTCCAGTCTGTGGATCGGCCTGGTCACGCCCGTGCCGCCGGCCCTCGCCCGGCCACTCGCCGAGTCGCTGCGCCACGAGGTGGTCTGCCGCGAGCACGACATCGCCCGCTACGTCCCCGATCCGCCCGGCACCCCCCTCGGCTTCGACCGGGCCCTGGAACTTGCGCTCCAGCGGGTGCGCGACGCGCAGGTCGCCACCCGGTGGTCCTCCGCCGCGCTGCCCGGGGCTCCGAGCGACCCGCTGCCGACGGACCCGGACTGGGCCGGGGGCAGTCTCTACACCGACCGGCGCGCGCTCGACGTCGACGCCTCGCCGCAGGCCCTGTGGCGCGTCATCGAGGGGATCGGCGGCGACAACGGCTGGTACTCCTTCCCGCTCGCCTGGGCGGTACGGGGCTGGCTCGACCGGCTCGTCGGCGGCGTGGGGCTCCGCCGAGGCCGGCGGGACGCCGCACGGCTGAGGGTCGGCGACTCGCTGGACTTCTGGCGGGTCGAGGAGATCGAACCGGGCCGGATGCTGCGGCTGCGGGCCGAGATGAGGCTGCCGGGTCTCGCGTGGCTGGAGATGCGGGCCGAACGCGGCGAGGGGGGCCGCAGCCGCTACCGGCAGCGGGCCCTGTTCCATCCGCGCGGACTGCTCGGGCACGTGTACTGGTGGAGCGTCTCCCCTTTTCACGCCGTCGTGTTCGGCGGCATGGCACGCAATATCGCCCGCGCCGCCGCGAAGGCCGGCCCCGACGGCCCCGACGGTACCGGGCCCGCGCCGGACAGCACCCCGTCGGCCCGTGTCCGCTGA